In one Chryseobacterium camelliae genomic region, the following are encoded:
- a CDS encoding DUF6759 domain-containing protein, with translation MKKIFLLILLCVFSLGFSQKKKKVKAKAVVEKETAIIYTETDAETSSEARVVAGFLKQNPNHPKTDHFKKKLLDIIMATPSASESKPMMASVGKDKVAPKADNFSKPLASNTSLKSAVPARTVNYASVGGTSKKSGPDEHGKKTAALLTHLFNSDISGKEAYVNVINKSKCNMEMKISGKKNYNLIIPARSENYVMVDKGDYQLSTKVCDSPYTTSKKIEKDIEIALNVAE, from the coding sequence ATGAAAAAGATATTTCTTCTTATACTCTTATGCGTTTTTTCTTTAGGTTTTTCTCAAAAGAAGAAAAAGGTAAAGGCTAAAGCGGTTGTGGAAAAAGAAACGGCAATTATCTATACGGAAACCGATGCCGAAACGAGCAGTGAAGCGAGGGTGGTTGCTGGTTTTCTGAAACAGAACCCTAATCACCCTAAAACCGATCATTTTAAGAAAAAGCTATTGGATATTATTATGGCTACTCCTTCAGCTTCCGAATCTAAGCCTATGATGGCTTCTGTAGGAAAAGATAAGGTTGCCCCTAAAGCAGATAATTTCAGTAAACCTTTAGCTTCCAACACAAGTCTTAAATCAGCGGTTCCTGCGAGAACTGTGAATTATGCCAGTGTAGGCGGAACAAGTAAAAAATCAGGACCAGACGAACACGGAAAGAAAACAGCGGCTTTATTGACCCATCTTTTTAATAGTGACATTAGTGGTAAAGAAGCATATGTGAATGTTATAAATAAATCGAAATGTAATATGGAGATGAAAATAAGCGGTAAGAAAAACTATAATTTAATCATTCCTGCAAGAAGTGAAAATTATGTAATGGTAGACAAGGGCGATTATCAGTTGTCTACAAAAGTATGTGATTCGCCATATACTACCTCTAAGAAAATAGAGAAAGATATTGAGATTGCATTAAATGTAGCAGAGTAA
- a CDS encoding gliding motility-associated C-terminal domain-containing protein produces MKKILITICTFLCLLFNAQLDTDHWFAPMASKAGSSSLNGYLYLSTNETTPFSVQIFNNNILFTTVQVSKGNPQQVSIPNNFLITTNQSLLFTPNSMGMYVKGSKKFFANYRFSLQNHAEIITSKGLAGLGTKFYAGIIPVTGSANYVNSTIGVTATEDNTSVVISGYNPNVAFSDGSSSPSKTFTLNKGQSYILDAVSTDSQYNLDGLVGAKIESTKPISVTNGNFNGIYTILNLTNNDVLMDQAVPVDRLGKDFVVVKGNGSVSSEMETALIVATENNTTLTFNGAPSGITLNEGQYYMVPSSNYIYQGGTDNYNMGISANKNIYVYQLLAGASSTSGANEYATGGMNFIPPLSCFMPNKVDEIGFINQIGSQNYNTKLNIITQTGATVTLNNGPIAAANGPYPVTGNPNWVTYSIPNITGNITVNSTKSVTAGIAAGSGAVGYGGYFAGFSSVPVISKTGDCYLGILLQVDNTYDGYQWYLNGNIIPGATSYSINPELYGAGNYTCLVTKNNCESKLTTPYNYTLCPPMTTTTYDIGSCNTKVITPAFTNSTQTIVPANTAIIAAPTSGTATVNPTTGQITYTPNAGLTTDTTDSFIYYIQGNGNPADFEYFKIIINIDVLQVNSASLSSCADANGNGAFNLTTTSVSPDSGITVTYFTNSNLTGQITTPAAYTGPAGTVYANVTSQHGCSKTAQITLTTIPSPNINTANFNATLCDDNFDGIINVNFANVTPQIVNNSTSFNVRYYLVQADATAGNANSLPANWTYTANTTVYVRVDGLTGACATVFGQINFKIGNKINLINNNINVDACDDNLDGSQTVNLNDYKNQFTADPSVTLTFHVNLADAQAGSNAIPASQVITSANTFYIRFQSSTECPNTGILNVKLKSPKKSGTLTDQTICSNKKAILNAGTGFTSYLWSTGATTQTITVGAGTYYVDLGFNGCVYRQTVQVTTAQAPTITKIETSGSTATIFVSGGTPPYLYSINGIDYQSSNVFTGLSRGPHKAYVLGKDGCQPTIKDFLIINLINAITPNGDGHNDVLNYSDLRIKQNVSIEVVDRYGAPVYRSSDNNYIWDGKSGGRTLSTGTYWYILKWTEPDTKLPVSYSGWILIKNRE; encoded by the coding sequence ATGAAAAAAATTCTAATAACCATTTGTACATTTCTTTGTTTATTATTTAATGCACAGCTTGATACGGATCATTGGTTTGCTCCAATGGCTTCAAAGGCAGGATCTAGCAGCTTAAATGGCTATTTATATCTATCAACCAACGAAACGACTCCATTCTCGGTACAAATTTTCAATAACAATATTCTTTTTACGACAGTACAGGTAAGTAAAGGAAATCCCCAGCAAGTATCTATTCCCAATAACTTTTTGATTACCACTAATCAATCTCTATTATTTACCCCAAATTCTATGGGAATGTATGTAAAGGGATCTAAAAAATTCTTTGCCAACTATCGATTTTCTTTACAAAATCACGCCGAAATTATCACTTCAAAAGGGCTGGCCGGATTAGGTACAAAGTTTTATGCAGGAATAATCCCCGTTACAGGTAGCGCAAATTATGTGAACTCTACAATTGGCGTTACTGCTACTGAAGACAATACTTCAGTGGTTATTTCAGGTTACAATCCAAATGTTGCTTTTTCCGATGGCAGCTCCTCTCCCAGCAAAACATTCACCCTCAACAAAGGACAATCATATATCTTAGATGCAGTAAGCACAGACTCTCAATATAATCTGGACGGTTTGGTAGGTGCTAAAATAGAATCTACAAAACCGATTTCTGTCACCAATGGAAACTTCAACGGGATATACACCATTCTTAACCTCACCAACAACGATGTTCTTATGGATCAGGCCGTTCCTGTTGACAGATTAGGAAAAGATTTTGTAGTGGTAAAAGGCAATGGATCTGTATCTTCTGAAATGGAGACAGCATTAATCGTAGCGACAGAAAATAACACAACCCTTACCTTCAATGGAGCTCCTTCAGGAATCACCTTGAACGAAGGACAGTATTATATGGTTCCGAGTAGCAACTATATTTACCAAGGAGGTACAGATAATTACAACATGGGAATCTCAGCTAATAAAAACATCTATGTCTATCAGTTATTAGCAGGAGCTTCTTCGACTTCGGGAGCAAATGAATATGCTACCGGCGGAATGAATTTTATCCCTCCATTAAGCTGCTTCATGCCTAATAAGGTTGATGAAATAGGCTTTATCAACCAGATCGGTTCTCAGAACTATAACACAAAACTCAATATCATAACGCAGACCGGAGCAACAGTGACTTTAAACAATGGTCCTATTGCAGCAGCTAACGGACCTTATCCGGTAACAGGAAATCCTAATTGGGTAACCTACTCTATTCCAAACATCACAGGAAACATTACGGTAAATTCCACAAAATCTGTAACAGCAGGAATTGCAGCCGGAAGCGGCGCAGTAGGATATGGCGGATATTTTGCAGGATTCTCATCAGTTCCCGTTATTTCAAAAACAGGAGATTGCTATTTGGGAATTTTATTACAGGTTGACAACACCTATGACGGCTACCAATGGTATCTGAACGGAAATATTATTCCCGGAGCAACTTCTTATTCCATCAATCCGGAATTGTACGGTGCCGGAAATTATACTTGTTTAGTTACAAAAAACAATTGTGAATCTAAACTTACCACTCCATACAATTATACACTTTGCCCTCCGATGACCACGACAACGTATGATATCGGATCTTGTAATACAAAAGTTATCACTCCTGCTTTTACGAATTCCACTCAAACCATTGTTCCGGCGAATACAGCAATTATTGCAGCTCCAACTTCGGGAACCGCAACAGTAAACCCTACAACAGGACAAATCACTTACACTCCTAATGCAGGATTAACAACTGATACAACAGACTCATTCATCTATTACATACAAGGAAATGGCAACCCTGCAGATTTTGAATATTTTAAGATCATTATCAATATTGATGTATTGCAAGTAAATAGCGCTTCGTTATCTTCTTGTGCGGATGCAAACGGAAACGGAGCTTTTAATCTTACCACAACCAGTGTATCTCCTGACTCAGGAATCACAGTAACTTATTTCACCAATTCAAATTTAACCGGTCAAATTACAACTCCCGCAGCTTATACAGGCCCTGCCGGAACAGTGTATGCTAATGTGACTTCACAGCACGGGTGTTCAAAAACCGCACAGATTACTTTAACAACAATACCTTCTCCGAATATTAATACAGCAAATTTCAATGCGACCCTATGTGACGATAATTTTGACGGAATTATCAATGTAAATTTTGCTAATGTCACTCCTCAGATCGTTAACAATTCGACTAGTTTTAATGTAAGATATTATTTAGTTCAGGCAGATGCAACCGCAGGAAATGCCAATTCATTACCTGCAAACTGGACATACACAGCCAACACGACTGTTTACGTAAGAGTAGACGGGCTTACCGGAGCCTGTGCAACAGTGTTTGGTCAAATTAATTTTAAAATTGGCAATAAAATCAATTTAATTAACAACAATATCAATGTTGATGCTTGCGATGACAACCTTGACGGCTCTCAGACAGTGAATCTAAATGATTATAAAAATCAATTTACAGCAGATCCTTCTGTAACGTTAACCTTCCATGTAAACTTAGCTGACGCACAAGCTGGTAGTAATGCTATTCCTGCTTCACAGGTCATTACCTCAGCCAATACCTTTTACATCAGATTTCAAAGTTCTACAGAATGTCCGAATACAGGCATTTTAAATGTAAAATTAAAATCTCCAAAAAAATCCGGTACACTTACCGACCAGACTATTTGCTCAAACAAAAAGGCAATCCTTAATGCCGGTACGGGTTTCACATCCTATCTTTGGAGTACCGGCGCAACCACTCAGACGATTACAGTTGGAGCCGGCACTTATTATGTAGATTTAGGATTTAACGGATGTGTTTATCGCCAGACAGTACAAGTAACCACAGCACAAGCTCCCACTATTACAAAAATCGAAACTTCAGGATCTACAGCAACTATTTTTGTTTCGGGAGGTACACCACCTTATCTATATTCTATAAATGGAATTGATTATCAATCTTCTAATGTTTTCACAGGTTTATCGAGAGGCCCCCATAAAGCGTACGTATTAGGAAAGGACGGATGCCAACCTACAATAAAAGATTTTTTAATTATAAACCTTATTAACGCTATTACGCCAAACGGAGATGGACATAATGACGTATTAAACTATTCAGATTTAAGAATTAAACAAAATGTTTCTATAGAGGTGGTTGACAGATATGGAGCCCCTGTCTATAGATCTTCTGACAACAACTATATCTGGGACGGAAAGTCAGGAGGAAGAACACTGTCTACAGGAACATACTGGTATATTTTAAAATGGACTGAACCGGATACTAAATTACCTGTTTCGTACTCCGGATGGATATTGATTAAAAACAGAGAATAA
- a CDS encoding T9SS type B sorting domain-containing protein — MKRFLLSFVLLFFTFNTIFAQKDTEHWIAPFYYSQQYTQAVYLSTDSVTPFDVKIYTGGNFGTLVGTVTISKSNPKTYSIPRVNIATNSTLEAFTPVDKGLYINAPKPFFCSLRMVASTTHAEIVTSKGKAGIGKEFYVASTPSTATSNNFTAAVMATENNTTVTATWTGFVSFFGGSPTGNTHTFTLSKGQSFIFAGNAGADAPFTGAKIVSDKPITLTNGNVNGNFGNNTGSGSDAILDQSVPTERLGSTFAIVRTRSTTSDLEGAMVVAVENDTKIFINGSTTPIATLNQGEWYRIAGDNYVLQGTNGHYNMFVSTSKKVYLYQLVSVLDSSATCGFNYIPPLNCFLPRKIDEIALVNEMPLGANDTSTIPSNQLIKLNILTEAGATVTYTVTPPGGAPGAPITPTAIQGPYPLTGNTAWVTYGIEGVTGTIKIESNKAVTAGINGGYSTSGYGGYFAGFSSIPVISKQTGECAPGIILEVDPGYDSYQWYLNGNIIPGATSNTYAPLVGGNYTVRVTMGGCQPVTTIAYKVFSCLKETTKSDETCGTKIIQPTFTSSTQTPVASTVKIITPPTNGTAVVNANGTITYTPNAGFSGSDVIVYKFCGNDPEFVDCEQVTHTIKIVPLVPKEPTMTSCQYDTDPTALFDLTTANVIDYTSPYTKKYYPTLNDLNTNNNEITDPKKYASAGGYVYVKITAEGGCLAITRIKLVPIPIKRSPLLVDKFICIDERTSLDAGAGYDSYQWSTGATTPSIQGVPVGEYTVVLENKGCFLLQTVHVKKAQDPVITKIEITNNTATVIVSGGTAPFKYAVDGITTWQDSNVFTNLSRGQHTFYVKDAYNCTPISVEVTVPNLINAITPNGDNVNDVIDYSELAYKENLSFVIYDRYGNKIFTGDKFNNYRWDGKGSGKKIVTGTYWYHINWNEPNAAKTPIQYNGWILVKNRE, encoded by the coding sequence ATGAAAAGATTTCTACTATCTTTCGTATTATTGTTTTTTACATTTAATACCATCTTTGCACAAAAAGATACGGAACACTGGATAGCTCCGTTCTATTATTCTCAGCAATATACACAGGCAGTATACTTATCCACAGATTCCGTAACTCCTTTTGATGTTAAAATATACACAGGAGGTAATTTTGGAACTTTGGTAGGTACTGTTACCATTAGTAAAAGCAATCCAAAAACGTACTCAATTCCTCGTGTTAATATTGCAACAAACAGTACTCTGGAAGCATTTACACCTGTTGATAAAGGGTTATATATCAATGCCCCTAAACCATTTTTCTGTAGCTTGAGAATGGTAGCCAGTACTACCCATGCGGAGATTGTAACAAGTAAAGGGAAAGCTGGTATAGGAAAAGAGTTTTACGTAGCTTCAACTCCTTCTACTGCTACTTCTAATAACTTTACTGCGGCTGTTATGGCAACAGAAAACAATACAACTGTAACTGCAACCTGGACAGGCTTTGTATCATTTTTTGGTGGCTCTCCGACAGGGAATACACATACTTTTACTTTAAGCAAAGGACAATCTTTTATCTTTGCCGGGAATGCAGGAGCAGATGCCCCTTTTACAGGAGCTAAAATTGTTTCTGACAAACCTATTACACTTACTAACGGAAACGTTAACGGTAACTTTGGTAACAATACCGGTTCCGGATCGGATGCAATTTTAGACCAGTCTGTTCCTACGGAAAGATTGGGAAGCACATTTGCAATCGTAAGAACCAGGTCTACCACATCTGATCTCGAAGGGGCTATGGTTGTTGCCGTTGAAAATGACACCAAAATATTCATCAACGGATCGACTACTCCAATCGCTACACTAAACCAAGGCGAGTGGTATAGAATTGCAGGAGACAACTATGTTCTACAAGGAACAAACGGTCATTACAATATGTTTGTATCTACTTCAAAAAAAGTATATTTATACCAATTGGTTTCTGTTCTTGACAGCAGTGCAACATGCGGATTTAATTACATCCCTCCATTGAATTGTTTCTTACCAAGAAAAATTGATGAAATTGCTTTAGTGAACGAAATGCCCCTTGGAGCAAATGACACCAGTACTATTCCTTCAAATCAGCTTATAAAATTGAACATTTTAACAGAGGCAGGTGCTACTGTTACTTATACCGTAACTCCTCCGGGAGGAGCACCAGGAGCTCCGATTACTCCAACAGCTATACAAGGGCCTTATCCTCTTACAGGAAATACAGCGTGGGTTACCTATGGTATTGAAGGGGTGACAGGTACTATTAAGATTGAATCCAATAAAGCAGTAACAGCAGGGATCAACGGAGGATACAGCACTTCAGGCTATGGAGGATACTTTGCAGGATTCTCTTCGATTCCGGTTATCTCAAAACAAACAGGAGAATGTGCTCCGGGAATCATCCTGGAAGTAGATCCTGGATATGATTCTTACCAATGGTATTTAAACGGTAATATTATTCCGGGAGCAACTTCAAATACTTATGCGCCATTAGTAGGAGGTAATTATACTGTAAGAGTAACAATGGGAGGTTGCCAACCTGTAACAACAATTGCTTACAAAGTTTTCTCATGTTTAAAAGAGACAACAAAATCAGATGAAACTTGCGGTACTAAAATCATACAGCCTACATTTACTTCTTCAACACAGACTCCGGTTGCTAGTACGGTAAAAATTATCACCCCACCGACGAATGGTACAGCAGTAGTAAATGCAAACGGAACTATTACTTATACTCCAAATGCTGGTTTTTCAGGTTCAGATGTAATTGTTTACAAATTCTGTGGAAATGATCCTGAATTTGTAGATTGCGAACAGGTAACTCATACGATAAAAATTGTTCCTCTTGTTCCAAAAGAACCTACAATGACTTCTTGTCAATATGATACAGATCCTACTGCATTGTTTGATCTTACCACTGCAAATGTTATTGATTACACATCTCCTTATACGAAAAAGTATTACCCTACTCTAAATGATTTAAATACAAATAATAACGAGATCACCGATCCTAAAAAATATGCTTCGGCGGGTGGTTATGTGTATGTAAAAATAACAGCCGAAGGGGGATGTCTTGCAATCACAAGAATTAAATTGGTTCCGATCCCTATAAAAAGATCTCCACTTTTGGTTGACAAATTTATTTGTATTGATGAAAGAACATCACTGGATGCCGGAGCAGGCTATGACAGCTACCAATGGAGCACAGGAGCTACGACACCTTCAATTCAGGGGGTACCTGTAGGAGAATACACTGTAGTTCTTGAAAACAAAGGATGTTTCTTACTACAAACCGTACATGTTAAAAAAGCTCAGGATCCTGTAATTACTAAAATAGAAATTACCAACAATACAGCTACTGTAATTGTAAGCGGAGGTACTGCTCCGTTCAAATATGCAGTAGACGGAATTACGACTTGGCAAGATTCAAATGTATTTACGAACTTGTCAAGAGGACAACATACTTTCTATGTAAAAGATGCATATAACTGTACTCCAATTTCGGTAGAAGTTACTGTTCCAAACTTAATCAATGCAATTACTCCGAATGGAGATAATGTAAATGATGTTATCGACTATAGTGAATTAGCCTATAAAGAAAATCTTAGCTTCGTCATCTATGACAGATATGGCAACAAGATTTTCACCGGTGATAAATTCAACAATTATCGTTGGGACGGAAAAGGATCAGGAAAAAAAATTGTGACAGGTACTTACTGGTATCATATCAATTGGAACGAACCTAATGCCGCTAAAACACCAATACAATATAACGGCTGGATATTGGTAAAAAACAGAGAATAA
- the tsf gene encoding translation elongation factor Ts — MSYTPAAADVAKLRNQTGAGMMDCKKALVEAEGDFEKAVDILRKKGQKVAANRADRESTEGAVIARVNEDNTLGAIISLNCETDFVGKNEAFIELAYELAEMAIFAATKEELLATDFHGMTVADKLIEQTGVIGEKIEIGTFERIQGPFLGAYIHAGNKIAAITSLSAKVDGADEVAKAVSMQAAAMNPIALDETSVSQETIDKELEIERHKLVEEGKPANIIDNILKGKMQRFYKDNTLVHQDFIKDSSMSVSDYVKSVNADLKVTGFIRVSL, encoded by the coding sequence ATGTCTTATACACCAGCTGCTGCAGACGTAGCAAAATTGAGAAACCAAACAGGTGCAGGTATGATGGACTGCAAAAAAGCTTTAGTAGAAGCTGAAGGAGATTTCGAAAAAGCGGTAGATATCCTTAGAAAAAAAGGACAGAAAGTTGCTGCTAACAGAGCTGACAGAGAGTCTACTGAAGGTGCAGTAATCGCAAGAGTAAACGAAGATAACACTTTAGGTGCTATTATCTCTTTGAACTGTGAGACTGACTTCGTTGGTAAAAATGAAGCTTTCATCGAGCTAGCTTACGAATTAGCTGAAATGGCAATCTTTGCTGCTACTAAAGAAGAATTATTGGCTACAGATTTCCACGGAATGACTGTTGCTGATAAACTAATTGAGCAGACAGGTGTTATCGGTGAAAAAATTGAAATCGGTACGTTCGAAAGAATCCAAGGTCCTTTCTTAGGAGCTTACATTCACGCTGGAAACAAAATTGCTGCTATCACTTCTCTTTCTGCAAAAGTAGACGGAGCTGATGAAGTTGCTAAAGCTGTTTCTATGCAGGCTGCTGCTATGAACCCGATCGCTCTTGACGAAACTTCTGTTTCTCAGGAAACTATCGATAAAGAATTAGAAATCGAAAGACACAAGCTTGTTGAAGAAGGTAAGCCTGCAAATATTATCGACAATATCTTGAAAGGGAAAATGCAGAGATTCTACAAAGACAACACTTTGGTACACCAGGATTTCATTAAAGACAGCTCTATGTCAGTTTCTGATTATGTAAAATCTGTAAACGCAGATCTAAAAGTAACAGGATTTATCAGAGTAAGTTTATAA
- a CDS encoding acetyl-CoA carboxylase carboxyltransferase subunit alpha, which translates to MEYLSFELPIKELMDQYQTCSLVGEESGVDVKLACSQIEDKILEKKKEIYGNLTPWQRVQLSRHPDRPYALDYINGMADKGSFLELHGDRNFADDPAMVGGIITLDGQRVMVIGTQKGRTTKERQYRRFGMPNPEGYRKALRLMKLAEKFQIPVVTLVDTPGAYPGLEAEERGQGEAIARNIFEMVQLKTPIFTYIIGEGASGGALGIGVGNKVYMLENTWYTVIAPESCSSILWRNWDHKEDAANALNLTPKDALREKFIDGIIEEPLGGAHYDAETTFLNLKNSILQNIKAFSKFTGQELETQRQDKFIAMGQFKG; encoded by the coding sequence ATGGAATATTTAAGTTTCGAACTTCCTATAAAAGAATTAATGGATCAATATCAGACTTGTTCTTTGGTAGGAGAAGAAAGTGGTGTTGATGTAAAATTAGCATGCAGCCAGATAGAGGATAAGATTTTAGAAAAGAAAAAAGAAATCTATGGAAATCTTACTCCTTGGCAGAGAGTACAACTTTCTCGTCATCCGGATCGTCCTTATGCATTGGACTATATCAACGGGATGGCAGACAAAGGCAGTTTTTTAGAACTTCACGGTGATAGAAATTTTGCGGATGATCCTGCAATGGTGGGTGGTATAATCACTCTTGACGGCCAAAGGGTAATGGTGATCGGTACTCAGAAAGGCAGAACAACTAAGGAAAGACAATACAGAAGATTCGGAATGCCGAATCCTGAAGGATATAGAAAGGCTTTAAGATTGATGAAGCTTGCTGAAAAATTCCAAATCCCTGTAGTAACTTTAGTAGATACACCGGGAGCTTACCCAGGATTAGAAGCTGAAGAAAGAGGACAAGGTGAAGCCATTGCAAGAAATATCTTCGAAATGGTACAGCTTAAAACTCCAATCTTCACTTATATCATTGGTGAAGGAGCAAGTGGTGGTGCATTAGGAATTGGTGTTGGAAACAAAGTTTACATGTTGGAAAACACTTGGTATACAGTAATTGCACCGGAAAGCTGCTCTTCAATTCTTTGGAGAAACTGGGATCACAAAGAAGATGCAGCCAACGCTCTGAACCTTACTCCAAAAGATGCCTTAAGAGAGAAATTCATTGACGGTATTATTGAAGAACCTCTTGGGGGAGCACATTACGATGCAGAAACGACTTTCTTAAACTTGAAAAATTCGATTTTACAGAACATCAAAGCGTTTTCAAAATTCACAGGACAGGAACTTGAAACCCAAAGACAAGACAAGTTCATTGCAATGGGACAATTCAAAGGATAA